The sequence GACGCTGGGCGCAGCTCCGCCGACGCCCGTTCCGGAGGGCGCCGCGGCGGCGGGCTCGGCCTTGGCCCCGTGGCTGCGCGCCGAGCCCGGCCTCCTGGGCGCGTGGCTGCGCGCGTGGTCGGACCGCGCGCAGAGGCGCCTCGTGCTGTTCATCGATCAGTTCGAGGAGCTCTTCACGCTCGGCGCCCCGGCCGTCGAGCGCGCGGCGTTCCTCGCGTGCCTCGCGGGGGTCGCCGACGACGCCTCGTCACGGCTCCGGGTGGTCCTGGCGGTGCGAGCCGATTTCCTCGAGCGGATGGCCGAGCACGAGCATTTCATGGCGGCGATGATCCGCGGCCTCGTGTTCCTCCGGCCGATGGGGCGCGAGGGGCTGCGCGAAGCCTTGATGAGGCCGATCGAGGCGGCGCGGCACGAGATCGACGATCCCGCGATGATCGAGGGCATCCTCGACGCGCTGGCGACGACGCGCGGCGCGCTGCCGCTGCTGCAGTTCACCGCGGCCCGGCTGTGGGAGATGCGCGATCGGGGGCGCAAGCTGCTCACGCGGGCGAGCTACGAGGCGCTCGGGGGCGTGGCGGGCGCGCTGGCGAGCCACGCCGATACGGTGCTGGCCGGGATGAGCGAGCGCCGGGCGAAGCTCGCGCGGGCGGTGCTGGAGCGGCTGGTGACGCCGGAGCGGACGCGGGCGGTGGCGAGCCTGGGCGAGCTCTGCGAGCTGCCCGGGGATCGAGGCGAGATCGAGCGGGTGGTGGAGCTGCTCGCCGAGGCGCGGCTCCTGGCGATCGAGACGGGGAGCGACCGCGCGGGCAGCACGGTGGAGATCGTGCACGAGTCGCTGATCGAGCGGTGGCCGACGCTCCGGCGCTGGCTCGACGAGAACCAGGAAGACGCCGCGTTCCTGGACCGGCTGCGCGCGGCGGCGAGGCTCTGGGACGCGAGCGGCCGCGCCGCGGACACGCTCTGGCGCGGCAAGGTCGCCGAGGAGGCGCGCGGCTTTCGCGGGCGCTACCGCGGGGAGCTGCCGGAGCGGGAGAGGCTCTATCTGGAGGAGGTGCTCCGCTTCGCCGATCAGCAGCAACGCGGGAGGCGCCGCCTCGCGTCCGGGATCATCGCGGCGCTGTCGCTGCTGGCCTTCGCCGCGGGGGGCGGATACGTGAAGGTGACCCGCCAGTACCAGGTGATCATGAAACAGTTCGAGGAGATCCGGACCGCGGAGCTCACCTTGAAGGAGGCGCTCGCGCGCGAGGAGGCGGCCCGGAGCGCGGCGGAGAGGGCGCGACAGGAGAGCGAGGCGGCGCGGCAGGACAGCGAGGCGCAGCGGCGGCGGGCCGAGCGGCTGCAGCGCGACGCCGAGGAGGCCCGGGACCGGGCGGAGGCAGAGGCCGAGAGGGCCCGCGTCGCGGCCAACCAGGCGCGGATGGCGCGGGGGGAGACGCAGAAGGCCGAGGCCGAGGCGCGAAAGGCCGAGGTCAAGGCCACCGAGGAGGAGCAGAAGACCAGGGCCGTCGAGGCGGAGCTGCGGAGCAAGAGCGAGCTGGAGCTGCTCATCGAGCGCGCCGTGGGGAAGATCGACGCGACGTTGAAGTAGCCTGTCGCTACCACGGTGACACGGAGACGCTCTCGGAGATGGCCACGCCGTTGTCGCCGACGATATGGAATTTCAGGGCGTCGCCCCAGATGGCATTGAGCGAAGCGTCCGCTGGGAGGCGGCGACTCCAGCCGAGGCTGTCGTGCCGCAAGAGCATGCCATCGTCTCCGACGACGTAGACGACATATTGGCTAAGGTCCCACCTGGTCCCCCATACGAAATTCAACGTTTTCTGTGCTGTCGGCGCCGATGTGATGGCCGTCCAGCCTGTGCCGTCGAAGTGCAGGATGGTGCCGCCCTCGCCGACGACAAATACGTCCTGCGGCCCGCTCCCCCATACGGAATTCAATGATTTTGGCGGGATTGACTCGTGGTTCACGGCTTCCCAGCGCTCGCCCTCGAAGTGCAGGATGGTGCCGTTTTCGCCGACGGCGAATATGTCTTGCGGCCCGCTTCCCCACACGGCGTTCAATGATGCTCGCGGAGCCGACTCGTGTGTCGTGGCCTTCCACTGCCCGTCTTTGAAGCGCAGGATGGTGCCTTCGTCGCCGACGGCGAGCACGTCTCGCGGCCCGTTTCCCCACACTGAATTCAATGTTATTTGTGGGATCGACTCGTGTTTTATGATTTCCCAGCGTTCGCCGTCGAAGTGAAGGATGGTGCCTTCTTCGCCCACCACGAACACGTCTTTGGGCCCGCTCCCCCACACGGCGTTCAGCGAATTCCGTGGGATCGATCCGAGCGGTATGAATTTCCAGTTGCTGCCGTCGTAGTGGAGGATCGTGCCCCCCTTGCCAACGGCGAATATGTTGTTTGGCCCGCTCCCCCACACGCTCTTCAGGTCTTCCTGTAAGCAGGTATTGCCGTCTGGCGTAAGCGGGACGTCGCAGCGCTTGCCCGTGGCTCGCGCAAAGCACGTCGGGTTGCCTTCGCGGTCGGGGTCGCACACATAGCCGGCCGGGCAGAAGCTCGCGCCGCACGCGGCTCCGGTGTCGAAGCACGCGCCGAGGGTGGTCATCGGCGCGATCGCGGACGCCAGCGCAGCCGCGTAGCAAAGCGCTCTGCCGCCGTGCCGGCGACCCGCGGCGTCCTCGTTCCGCTCGACGCCCCATCTCCGGATGAATGCGCGCATCCTCTGCTCGTCCCTCAGCTCGTCGTACCAACCCACCGTTCGCCCAGGTCGCCGCGGCGCGCCGGGCGCCTGCGGCGCGAGCGTACGGCGGGGCGCCTCCTCTTGGGAAGGCCCCGCGCCGGGTCTCCGGTCCCGGAGGGAAGGCCGGGGCGAGGCACCGTCCGGCGGCGCGTCTCAGAGCACGAAGCGGGCCCACAGCATCGCAGCGTCGAGCGACGCGGCGGGGAGGATCTCGAGCTTCACGCCGCCGCGATCGTCGGTGCGGTACGATTGTGGCCTGTTCATGAGGAGCAGGACCGTGCCTGTGATCGCGCTCGCTCCGCCGGCGATGAGGGCGCCGATCGCGAGCCGGTCCTCGAGGACGCTGCCCTCGTACTCGTCGCCGGCGGATGGCATGCACGACGGCGTGCAGCTGGTCTGGAAGCGCTTATCCGCCTCGTCGTGAGCTGCTCCAGCGTGCCATTTCAGCAGGGCACCGGCCGAGCCCAGGGCGGCGCCGGCCCCGAGCGTGGCCCAGGGGATCCATGCGGGCCACCTCTGGCTGGTGACGACGGTATCGGGGCTCAACGCGAGCTGGCCCGAAACCTCTTTGCCGGCGAGCACGACGACGGGCTTGACGACCGTGAAGTAACCCGTCTTTCTCGCCGTGACGACGTGCTCTCCCGGCGTCACGATCCGGCGCCGGGTGCCGGGGCCGACGAACCAGGGCTTGCCGTCGACCAGCAGGGCGGCGCCCGGCTCGTCGCAGCGAACCTCGATGACCGCGAGCTCGTGCTCCACGAGCGCGCGCATCGCCGCGCGCGCCTCCTGCTCCGCCTCGGGATCGAGCGCCCCCGGACCCCATTGCAGCGACATGCGCAGGTTCTCATAGGCCAGCAGCGGCAGACCGATGCTCGCGAGCGCCCGCCCCAGGTAGAGACGGAGTTCGGGGTGCTCCCAGGAAGCCAGCGCCTGTTCGTACTTCGCCCGCGCTTCCGCGAGCATCATGCGCCGGTGCAGCTCCCGCGCCTCCTCGAACAGCGCCTGGGCCTTCTGCTTCCGATCCTCGGAGACTCCCCGGTGCCATGGTGGCGGCGCTGACGGCTCCGCCGCTGGCGAAGGCGCTGGCGCCGGCGGCGATGGGGGCAACTCCGCCGTTGGCGGCGCTGGAGCGCTCGGCGGCGGCGCTGACGACTCCACCGTTGGCGGCGCTGACGACTCCGCCGTTGGCGGCGCTGACGACTCCGCCGTTGGCGGCGCTGCCTGCGCTCCCGCAGGCGAGGCGTACAGGGCCACGAGAGCGATGGGCACGAGGCGCTTCACACAGGAGAGGCCGACCTGAGCGGGTCGCTTGCGGGTCGTCGTGATGACAGCCAAGTGCCTCTCCTCCGGAGCGCCGCGGAACCTCGAGCGCGCGCTGGCCGCCCTGGGCGCGACGAGCAGACGTCGTGGTTCAGGCTACACCCGTGCTGGTCCTCCTGTGAAGTGGCCGGGGCCAGGGGTGCTGTTGGAACTACCCGGGGCGCCCGGCGGCCACGAGGAGGTCGCGGTGCAGGGGGCGGGCCGGAGCCGCGGCGCGCAAACGCTGTGCTGGTGAACTCGGACACGGCTATGCTTTCACGGCGGTGCGGTGCCCCACGATCACGATGACGAGAAGCCTCCTGCGATGAGCGGCAGTTCGCCAGAGGATGCGGGCTACGCAATCACGGTGATCGCCGGCGCAGCGCCCCCCGCGGCCGCGCTGTCCGGCATGGAGACCGCCAGGGCCGACGGCGTGG is a genomic window of Sorangium aterium containing:
- a CDS encoding serine/threonine-protein kinase encodes the protein MSTESLVDVADSGAALVGRGLPRAALAAAGATVSVVPAGVHGARRDAVSDASAPPSSSIPRADPPMAGTRIGHYELLRELGRGGMGVVFLARDLRLARLVAIKLLTRLSRSGLQRFLIEAQATARCKHEHIVTIHEVNEHDGYPYMVLEYIEGQSLRAWMRQRRPADAGEGVSTAPVPPGLAVDMMVPVLRALSRAHVSGIIHRDLKPENIMLEASGAIKVVDFGIAELRDDEASLAVEREAAEHKNTRLTGEGAVIGTMPYMSPEQWRGTDIDQASDIWAVGIMLHELVIGSHPLAPVNPGRLLGVTLLDEPMPQVSARHPELGALGAIIDRCLCKRKSERFASAQELLTELLPLLPGRREILLGADESPFAGLSSFQEADADRFFGRAQDLAGVAARLRNQPLLAIAGASGVGKSSLVRAGVIPALKRSGEGWEALVVRPGREPMAALADLSSHAAATLGAAPPTPVPEGAAAAGSALAPWLRAEPGLLGAWLRAWSDRAQRRLVLFIDQFEELFTLGAPAVERAAFLACLAGVADDASSRLRVVLAVRADFLERMAEHEHFMAAMIRGLVFLRPMGREGLREALMRPIEAARHEIDDPAMIEGILDALATTRGALPLLQFTAARLWEMRDRGRKLLTRASYEALGGVAGALASHADTVLAGMSERRAKLARAVLERLVTPERTRAVASLGELCELPGDRGEIERVVELLAEARLLAIETGSDRAGSTVEIVHESLIERWPTLRRWLDENQEDAAFLDRLRAAARLWDASGRAADTLWRGKVAEEARGFRGRYRGELPERERLYLEEVLRFADQQQRGRRRLASGIIAALSLLAFAAGGGYVKVTRQYQVIMKQFEEIRTAELTLKEALAREEAARSAAERARQESEAARQDSEAQRRRAERLQRDAEEARDRAEAEAERARVAANQARMARGETQKAEAEARKAEVKATEEEQKTRAVEAELRSKSELELLIERAVGKIDATLK
- a CDS encoding WD40/YVTN/BNR-like repeat-containing protein, giving the protein MRAFIRRWGVERNEDAAGRRHGGRALCYAAALASAIAPMTTLGACFDTGAACGASFCPAGYVCDPDREGNPTCFARATGKRCDVPLTPDGNTCLQEDLKSVWGSGPNNIFAVGKGGTILHYDGSNWKFIPLGSIPRNSLNAVWGSGPKDVFVVGEEGTILHFDGERWEIIKHESIPQITLNSVWGNGPRDVLAVGDEGTILRFKDGQWKATTHESAPRASLNAVWGSGPQDIFAVGENGTILHFEGERWEAVNHESIPPKSLNSVWGSGPQDVFVVGEGGTILHFDGTGWTAITSAPTAQKTLNFVWGTRWDLSQYVVYVVGDDGMLLRHDSLGWSRRLPADASLNAIWGDALKFHIVGDNGVAISESVSVSPW